Part of the Actinomycetes bacterium genome, AGGTGGAGGGAGATCGATCCCGCGACCGCGTCGGCGGCCCACAGCAACGGCTCCTCCAGCTTCCCCACGTGCTTGTAGACCATCGTGCCACCCGCAAGGCCAGCGTCACGGGCGTGGAGCAGCGTCTGCCGATCCTGCCGATCGAGTCCCTCGCCGCGAGTCTCGATGATCAGCTCGTGAATCCCCTCACCGCGAAGATCACCAACCAGGCTGCTCAGGCTGACCCTACGGGCAAGCTCCTGCCGTTTGGCAGTGGTGGGGAAATACGAGCAGGCCAGCGCCATGACGTCGACCTCTGCGAGGCGTTCAAGCATGGCGAAGCGGCGAGGAGGCCGCTCACTGTGCCAGTGGATGGAGCGCTGACGTGGCAGCAGGAGCTTGCGAAGCTCATCGCGTGCTCTGTCGGTCTCGCCCTGGATCACGGTGGCGGCCGCCACCACATACAACAGACCACCTTGGCCCGTGCGGACCGACTCATCAATGAACGCGATCATATGGTCGGACAGTCTAAGGCCCAGCTGCAACAGGAGCCGTGCCCCCACCGGGCGGGCCGACGTGGAGAGCTGGCTCGAGGAGCACCGCGCCGACGAGTAGGCGGGGTCGTTGCACATTCCGTGCACACGCGAGCACCCGACACCCACCCACAACAACCAGCGTTCCGGCTGGTCAGACGGCATCCCGGTGCATCGGCGCTGGTCGGCGCGGCGCGCGCGACAGAAGCATGGGTACTAAGCTGGACGCGTACGTTGCCCACCGACGGGCGACCCCCGTCGGGCAGCTTGCTTCCCGGCGGCGAACCCGCTGGGTGCCCGTCCAGGAGGTCCATCCAGTGGGAGCTTTCGAGCTCATGGGTGGCGAGTTCGAGCAGGTCGTCTACAACCACGACCCGGCATCCGGCCTCAAGGCCATCATCGCCATCCACTCGACCACCCTCGGCCCCGCGCTCGGCGGGACCCGTTTCTACCCCTACCCCACCGAAGAGGACGCCCTGGCGGACGTGCTGCGGCTCGCCCGCGGCATGAGCTACAAGGCCGCTGCCGCAGGCCTGGACCTCGGGGGCGGCAAGGCGGTCATCATCGGCGACCCCAAGCGGGTCAAGTCGGAGACGCTGCTGCGGGCCTACGGCCGCTTCGTCGAGAGCCTCGGCGGCCGCTACATCACCGCTGAGGACGTCGGCACCTTCACCACCGACATGGACGTGGTCGCGCGCGAGACCCGCTTCGTGACCGGCCAGTCGGTCGCGCACGGCGGCGCTGGCGACCCCTCGGTCATGACCGCCCTGGGCGTCTTCACGGGCATGCAGGCGGTCGCCGAGGAGGTCTGGAAGCAGCACGACCTCGCCGGCCTCCACGTCGTCGTCCAGGGCGTCGGCAAGGTCGGCTACCACCTGTGCCGCATGCTCCACGAGGCAGATGCCCGGCTCACGGTCGCCGACGTCGACGTGGACCAAGTGGCCAGGGCGGTCAACGCCTTCGGGGCCGACACCGTGGAGCCGGCCAAGGTGCACGCGGTCGCGTGCGACGTCTTCGCCCCATGCGCGCTGGGTGCGGTGGTCAACGACGACACCCTGCCCGAGCTGAAGTGCGCCGCGATCGCCGGCTCGGCCAACAACGTACTCGCCCGCCGCGAGCACGGCTTCGCCCTGCGCCAGCTGGGCATCCTCTACGCGCCCGACTACGTGATCAACTC contains:
- a CDS encoding Glu/Leu/Phe/Val dehydrogenase dimerization domain-containing protein, which gives rise to MGAFELMGGEFEQVVYNHDPASGLKAIIAIHSTTLGPALGGTRFYPYPTEEDALADVLRLARGMSYKAAAAGLDLGGGKAVIIGDPKRVKSETLLRAYGRFVESLGGRYITAEDVGTFTTDMDVVARETRFVTGQSVAHGGAGDPSVMTALGVFTGMQAVAEEVWKQHDLAGLHVVVQGVGKVGYHLCRMLHEADARLTVADVDVDQVARAVNAFGADTVEPAKVHAVACDVFAPCALGAVVNDDTLPELKCAAIAGSANNVLARREHGFALRQLGILYAPDYVINSGGLINVADELRGYSAERARAQIEGIFPALRTIFHRAKEDGIPTSEAADRMAEDRMRDVGRLRLVRVLPGVK